A window of the Natronomonas salina genome harbors these coding sequences:
- a CDS encoding sterol desaturase, with amino-acid sequence MERTRRDSLIALLIGGGISGSLYWLSGYLSLALVTGLCWVCGLKFSLHIGHLYPAYTTGNTWADKRWTSLSVGLVTLAALIGVSPMLPISNELRLGLGFLVLGAGLVAYAAGTLAVLERVEGDSNETTTSTPETQASTDGD; translated from the coding sequence ATGGAACGCACGCGCCGGGATTCCCTCATTGCCCTCCTCATCGGGGGTGGAATAAGCGGCAGTCTCTACTGGCTAAGTGGTTATCTCAGCCTCGCTCTTGTAACTGGGCTTTGCTGGGTCTGTGGTCTCAAATTCTCCCTCCACATCGGACACCTGTATCCGGCTTACACCACGGGCAATACGTGGGCCGATAAACGGTGGACTTCACTGAGTGTCGGACTCGTGACGCTCGCCGCTCTCATCGGTGTGAGTCCAATGCTCCCCATTTCGAATGAACTGCGTCTCGGACTCGGCTTCCTTGTTCTAGGCGCTGGACTCGTAGCATACGCAGCGGGCACACTTGCTGTATTAGAACGAGTAGAAGGCGATTCGAACGAGACGACCACCTCAACCCCCGAAACACAGGCTTCAACAGACGGCGATTGA